CTGATTCTATATTACGACCATTTCGTTTGACCATCGTAAATAAAATCCCCTTAACAGTCAGTGTTGGATTGCTGTATTCCCTGATACTATAAATAATCTCAAACAACTTTTTCATTCCGTGGTAGGTAGATGCTTCTGGCAAAAAAGGAATAATACAACTATCTGAAGCAACGAGAGCGTTTTCGGTAAGTATTCCAAGTGAGGGAGGGCAGTCAATTAAGATATAATCGTAGTTTTCACGCACCGAGCTAATTCTTTTTGCCAATCTACTGTTGGCACTTACTGAGGCAATTAGCTCCTGTTCTCGCTCTGACATCTTAATATCCGATGGTACTAAATCTAAGTTGTCTTGTAAATGAATAATTGGTAAAGGCTCGTTTTCAAGCAATGAATGTATGATTTGTTTGTCGAATGAAAACTGGTTGAAACACTGTGTAGTATTTCCTTGAGAATCCATGTCAATCAATAGTACTTTCTTACCAAGTAATGCCAAAGCCTTTCCTAAGTTTATGGTGGTTGTAGTTTTAGCAACTCCCCCTTTATGATTCACAATCGAAATTACCTGTGCTTTGGTAGTTTGATTTTTGAAACCGTATTTCCGCAAAATAGGCTCTAATAGGCTGCAATTTTTTTGATTAAGTACAATTTTACCTTTTGTTGCCTTATTAAGTGTACTTGCTGGTAGGCCCGCCTCTTTTTCTAACTGTGAATGATTTAAGGCAGGATTATTTTTTAAGAAAGTAATTATTTGCTCCGATGTCATTATGAATAGCTTTAAAGTAATTACAAATAAAAATCTATTTTTTTAGATAAGCAACTTTATTTTTCTTAAAATTTAGAAACACTTTTTATAAGCAAACCAAATTACAACAGTAAAACGACTTTTATGGGGTTTTACTGACATACGCTTTTTATTAAAAAAAACTACAAAAACGACTTTTATAGGGTTTTCAAAACATTTCTCTTTTATTAGAAAGTAAAATACTATTTTTATATAACGACTTTTATGGGGTTTCGTTAGAAACTCTTTCTTTGAATATCAAAAAACAAAAACGAATACATTTTACTATATCTTTTCTTTAAAAAGAAAAATTTTAAAAACAACGACCTGTTTTGTATCTTTCTTTTTTCTTTCTTTCTCTTTATATTCTTTCGCTTGATGTAAAGTGCTATAAATCAATTACTTATATAGTAATAAAACGACTTTTATGGGGTTTAAAACGACCTTTATGGGGTTTAAAACGACTTTTATAGGGTTTAAAAACGACCTTTATGGGGTATTAAAACGACTTTTATAGGGTTTAAAACGACTTAAAAAAATATTAGTCGTTTTTGTGTGTTTATATTTCAAAATGTATATACTTTTGCGATAAGTATATACATACAAATCAACGCTTTTTACTTCATGGAAGATAAAAAAAGAGAAAAAGCTATTGAGGCTATTTCGAAAGAC
This region of Emticicia oligotrophica DSM 17448 genomic DNA includes:
- a CDS encoding ParA family protein, with product MTSEQIITFLKNNPALNHSQLEKEAGLPASTLNKATKGKIVLNQKNCSLLEPILRKYGFKNQTTKAQVISIVNHKGGVAKTTTTINLGKALALLGKKVLLIDMDSQGNTTQCFNQFSFDKQIIHSLLENEPLPIIHLQDNLDLVPSDIKMSEREQELIASVSANSRLAKRISSVRENYDYILIDCPPSLGILTENALVASDSCIIPFLPEASTYHGMKKLFEIIYSIREYSNPTLTVKGILFTMVKRNGRNIESAHQLMIEKVKAEYKHFRIFDAIVENATAVRQSQLAMQDLFMYAPTASPTQQYAALAQEIVSI